One window from the genome of Choloepus didactylus isolate mChoDid1 chromosome 2, mChoDid1.pri, whole genome shotgun sequence encodes:
- the CDCP2 gene encoding CUB domain-containing protein 2, which produces MLLELGSCLLLAVALLNPGPRAQAMKGFKCGGVLSAPSGNFSSPNFPRLYPYDTECSWLIVVAEGSSVLLTFHTFDLEFHDTCGFDFLEIYNGAAGDKGNLLGRFCGRVPPPPFSSAWHVMSVVFHSDKHVASRGFSAGYQKDVCGGVLTGLSGVLTSPEYPDSYPNNVECHWVIRASGPATVKLVFVDFQVEANEECTYDYVAVLGGAGPARGRPYCGSARPPTLLSLGHELQVVFKSDFNIGGRGFKAYYFSGECQEVYTAVRGNFSSPQYPSSYPNNIRCHWTIRLPPGYRIKVFFLDLELEEPNSLTGACDFDHLAAFDGASEEAPLLGDWCGHHLPPPVTSSRNQLLLLLHTDRSTTHRGFSVAYIGVVPVNVSCSRTDFQILISAQALAPLERTRVYLGSRSCAAQEVGGHFRIQARFDTCGTESQRRNNTSVIVSVLYIDFSAGGQEDIHEYEVRCEPRRKEASVHLLSGSDWLGPYAATAEHLQEAPPRAEAEALEGPVAVVTQDTSDIIFLGLCILAGVLMVIAIVVLMLL; this is translated from the exons GTTTCAAATGTGGGGGTGTGCTCTCGGCACCTTCCGGAAACTTCTCCAGCCCCAACTTCCCCAGGCTCTACCCCTACGACACGGAGTGCAGCTGGCTGATCGTGGTGGCCGAGGGCTCCTCTGTGCTGCTCACCTTCCACACCTTTGACCTGGAGTTCCACGACACCTGCGGCTTCGACTTCCTGGAGATCTACAACGGGGCTGCAGGAGACAAGGGCAACCTGCTGGGGAGGTTCTGCGGCCGGGTGCCCCCGCCCCCGTTCTCCTCTGCCTGGCATGTCATGTCTGTCGTCTTCCACTCCGACAAGCACGTGGCCAGCAGGGGCTTTTCCGCAGGCTACCAGAAAG ATGTGTGTGGCGGCGTCCTGACGGGCCTGTCAGGGGTCCTCACCAGCCCCGAGTACCCTGACAGCTACCCCAACAACGTGGAATGCCACTGGGTGATCCGGGCTTCCGGCCCCGCCACCGTCAAGCTGGTGTTCGTGGACTTCCAGGTGGAGGCCAACGAGGAGTGCACCTACGACTACGTGGCTGTGCTGGGGGGCGCTGGCCCTGCCCGTGGGCGCCCCTACTGTGGCAGCGCCAGGCCCCCCACCCTTCTGTCCCTGGGCCACGAGCTGCAGGTGGTCTTCAAGTCTGACTTCAATATCGGAGGCCGGGGCTTCAAGGCCTACTACTTCTCAG GAGAATGCCAGGAGGTGTACACAGCTGTGCGGGGCAACTTCTCCAGCCCACAGTACCCCAGCTCCTACCCCAACAACATCCGGTGCCACTGGACCATCCGCCTGCCTCCCGGCTATCGGATCAAGGTGTTCTTCCTGGACCTGGAACTGGAGGAGCCCAACAGCCTGACCGGGGCCTGTGACTTTGACCATCTGGCAGCCTTCGATGGGGCCAGTGAGGAGGCGCCCCTGCTGGGGGACTGGTGTGGCCACCACCTGCCACCACCCGTCACCTCGAGCCGCAAccagctcctgctgctgctgcacaCGGACCGCAGCACCACCCACAGGGGCTTCTCCGTGGCCTACATCGGAG TGGTACCCGTGAATGTGAGCTGCTCCCGCACGGACTTCCAGATCCTGATCTCCGCACAGGCGCTGGCCCCGCTGGAGCGCACCAGGGTCTACCTGGGCAGCCGGAGCTGTGCAGCCCAGGAAGTCGGCGGCCACTTCAGGATCCAGGCCCGCTTTGACACCTGTGGCACTGAGTCTCAG AGAAGAAACAACACCTCGGTGATTGTCAGCGTGCTGTACATCGACTTCTCGGCTGGCGGGCAGGAGGACATCCATGAGTACGAGGTCCGCTGCGAGCCACGGCGGAAGGAGGCATCTGTCCACCTGTTGTCTGGCTCCGACTGGCTTGGGCCCTATGCGGCCACCGCCGAGCACCTTCAGGAAGCACCGCCCAGGGCCGAGGCAGAGGCCCTGGAGGGCCCGGTGGCCGTGGTGACCCAGGACACCAGTGACATCATCTTTCTGGGTCTCTGCATCTTGGCTGGAGTTCTCATGGTCATTGCTATCGTGGTCCTGATGCTGCTGTGA